The Lewinellaceae bacterium genome includes a region encoding these proteins:
- a CDS encoding VOC family protein has product MNDIFNTYKPDNFHTVTPYLFVDKPQLLIDFLKNAFFAKEINRSVNPTNGDIANCILQIGDTCFMISQAREQFEGMRTALYLFVDDVEAVHQRAVDNGAKIEFEPADMPYEDRQSGIIDPCGNYWWISKRQVKKGYHE; this is encoded by the coding sequence ATGAACGACATATTTAATACATACAAACCTGACAACTTTCATACAGTTACTCCATATCTTTTTGTTGACAAACCACAACTCTTAATTGACTTTCTGAAAAATGCCTTTTTTGCGAAAGAAATTAACCGTTCTGTAAACCCAACCAATGGAGATATAGCAAACTGTATTCTGCAAATAGGCGACACTTGCTTTATGATTAGTCAAGCCAGAGAACAATTTGAAGGAATGAGAACAGCACTTTATCTTTTCGTTGACGATGTAGAAGCTGTTCATCAAAGAGCCGTTGACAATGGAGCGAAAATTGAATTTGAACCAGCAGATATGCCATACGAAGACAGACAATCGGGTATAATTGACCCTTGTGGAAATTATTGGTGGATTTCAAAACGACAAGTAAAAAAGGGTTATCACGAATAA
- a CDS encoding serine hydrolase, producing MTDIMNTVYIQIFLILISINGFTQNRTTDTDIRKPIKTESEIIIDGKLNEPIWQKTIFINELYDENGKYNDTEAHVTYDADNLYVAFMCQIKDTSELNKEHLDKDNEFMLSNDWVAFCVDTYHDGINAYAFLVDAAGNELDGALNPPTRDLSFSFSTKWTSAVKINQNGYTAEMKIPLENLPVRWNKDSVTIAIQIIRYDKQNNRMVQWPQTKNIGKFQTIVLHEIDQTHPQNLSGVNISDRLIYKKSRIDVSTLLGRCQGGDASVMDYLIFKKRDIGGAEHPRMLHHKLQTERVKEMFENTAYFKHLNTNIDFETMLERAQTTAFIVLRNDTILYENYFNGFNNDSIFTSFSVAKSFVSTLVGLAISDGFIKSEDDKITEYLPELIKKDTLFSKIAIKDLLSMSSGLAYSHDGFPSDDEFTYVSPDLRKTTLDNVRIEEPPATHWRYNNYNPLLIGMILERTTGKSVAKYAEEKLWKNMGGSNASWSLDEHGFEKMESGINCHAYDYARFALLLLNNGKYNGVQLVPESWVQKATQPQVRPEGYYDYLLENNTYYNYLWWGKFRDGQENANDFFGMGNKGEYVYICPEKKLTIIRLGFEYGFTPASLSWPAMFYEFATNFK from the coding sequence ATGACAGATATAATGAACACCGTTTACATTCAAATATTTTTAATCCTAATTTCTATAAATGGTTTTACTCAAAACAGAACGACGGACACAGACATAAGGAAACCTATTAAAACCGAAAGTGAAATTATTATTGACGGAAAATTAAACGAACCTATTTGGCAAAAAACAATTTTTATAAATGAATTATATGATGAAAATGGTAAATATAACGATACAGAGGCTCATGTTACTTATGATGCCGATAATCTGTATGTGGCTTTCATGTGTCAAATAAAAGACACGTCTGAGTTGAACAAAGAGCATTTGGATAAAGACAACGAGTTCATGTTAAGTAATGATTGGGTTGCATTTTGTGTCGATACCTATCATGATGGAATCAATGCTTATGCCTTTTTGGTAGATGCTGCTGGCAATGAACTGGATGGTGCCTTAAACCCGCCCACAAGGGATTTATCTTTTTCTTTTTCTACAAAATGGACTTCTGCTGTTAAAATAAACCAAAATGGTTACACGGCAGAAATGAAAATTCCACTTGAGAACCTGCCCGTAAGATGGAACAAGGATAGTGTAACAATAGCCATACAAATTATCAGGTACGATAAACAGAATAACCGAATGGTTCAGTGGCCGCAAACCAAAAATATAGGAAAATTTCAAACCATTGTTCTGCATGAAATAGATCAAACACATCCCCAAAACCTGTCAGGAGTAAATATTTCAGACAGGTTGATCTATAAAAAATCGAGAATAGATGTTAGCACCTTGTTGGGCCGGTGCCAGGGAGGAGATGCTTCTGTAATGGACTATTTAATATTCAAAAAGAGGGATATTGGTGGTGCTGAACATCCCAGGATGCTTCATCACAAATTGCAAACAGAACGGGTTAAGGAAATGTTTGAAAACACTGCGTATTTCAAACATTTAAATACAAATATAGATTTCGAAACCATGCTGGAAAGAGCTCAAACTACCGCATTTATTGTATTAAGAAACGACACAATACTATACGAAAACTATTTTAATGGCTTTAATAACGATTCAATTTTCACCTCATTTTCGGTTGCCAAATCATTTGTCAGTACGCTGGTAGGATTGGCTATTTCGGATGGGTTTATTAAAAGCGAAGATGATAAAATAACCGAATACCTGCCTGAGTTGATAAAAAAAGACACACTTTTTTCAAAAATCGCCATCAAAGATTTATTAAGTATGAGTTCAGGTCTGGCATATTCACATGATGGATTTCCTTCTGATGATGAGTTTACCTATGTATCTCCCGATTTAAGGAAAACCACACTTGATAATGTTCGAATTGAAGAACCACCGGCTACGCATTGGCGTTATAATAACTATAATCCCCTTTTGATCGGTATGATACTGGAACGAACAACAGGTAAGTCGGTCGCTAAGTATGCCGAAGAAAAACTATGGAAAAATATGGGCGGAAGCAATGCCAGTTGGAGCCTTGACGAGCATGGTTTTGAGAAAATGGAAAGCGGTATAAACTGCCATGCTTACGATTATGCACGATTTGCTTTGCTATTGCTTAATAATGGCAAATACAATGGAGTACAACTAGTACCTGAAAGCTGGGTACAAAAAGCAACGCAACCACAAGTCAGACCCGAAGGATATTATGATTATCTTTTAGAAAACAATACGTATTACAACTATCTCTGGTGGGGGAAATTTCGTGACGGACAGGAAAATGCCAATGACTTTTTTGGAATGGGAAACAAGGGTGAATATGTTTATATCTGTCCAGAGAAGAAGCTTACTATAATCAGGTTAGGGTTTGAATATGGTTTCACTCCCGCATCATTATCGTGGCCGGCTATGTTTTATGAATTTGCAACAAATTTTAAATAA
- a CDS encoding tyrosine-type recombinase/integrase, which translates to MKKESPTVQASIFQYEGRSRIALVFEYDPDIIEKIRKISGRQWSKALNLWHLPNTPNSREEIDKIFPGISIENALNKKVGLSVPAEDQTTESRLFFAVDLVNIDLRAKVKNIANRRWHKEEKLWSVPDLKTSRDFLAKHQLAFTTKEFPIHIKKEKKATPVQPREVLPEEVQLKVNEFKKWMEQQRYSYSTIKCYLSFVSKFFACTKDKHWKTITQVDITDYNHQQFILKDKSYSTHNQFINAIKLFYTVHNEAQIIPEEMQRPRKSRKLPNILTKDEIKRILSSTGNIKHKCLLMVIYGSGLRIGEALRLRIGDVRSKEKLLYIRASKGAKDRRVPLSEVTIKVLREYYLVHRPKDLLFEGQNGGAYSTRSAQQVMKRACKKAGITSKVSLHTLRHSYATHLLESGVGLRYIQEILGHNSPKTTMLYTHVSGKRLSEVRSPIEDFDL; encoded by the coding sequence ATGAAAAAAGAATCACCTACAGTACAAGCCAGCATTTTTCAATATGAAGGACGTTCCCGAATCGCTTTGGTTTTCGAGTATGATCCTGACATTATTGAAAAAATAAGAAAAATATCAGGCAGGCAATGGAGTAAGGCATTAAACTTATGGCATCTGCCGAATACTCCAAATAGTCGCGAGGAAATCGATAAAATATTTCCTGGTATTTCCATTGAGAACGCCTTAAATAAAAAGGTAGGCCTGTCCGTCCCTGCCGAGGATCAAACGACGGAATCAAGGTTATTCTTCGCTGTAGATTTGGTGAACATTGACCTGAGAGCAAAGGTCAAAAACATAGCCAACCGTCGATGGCATAAGGAGGAAAAACTGTGGTCTGTTCCCGACCTCAAAACTTCGAGAGATTTTTTAGCAAAACACCAACTTGCTTTTACGACGAAGGAATTTCCGATCCATATTAAAAAAGAAAAAAAAGCCACTCCTGTCCAGCCACGGGAAGTGCTGCCTGAAGAAGTACAGCTAAAGGTAAACGAATTCAAAAAATGGATGGAGCAGCAGCGATACAGTTATTCAACTATAAAATGTTACCTGTCTTTCGTAAGCAAATTTTTCGCCTGCACCAAAGATAAACACTGGAAAACCATCACCCAGGTAGATATTACCGACTATAATCACCAGCAATTTATTTTGAAGGATAAATCCTATTCCACTCATAACCAGTTTATCAATGCAATAAAACTCTTTTACACGGTTCACAACGAGGCACAGATCATTCCTGAAGAAATGCAGCGTCCCCGGAAAAGCAGGAAACTCCCGAATATTTTAACCAAAGATGAAATCAAACGCATCCTTTCTTCCACTGGAAATATAAAGCACAAATGTTTACTGATGGTAATTTACGGTTCCGGTTTGCGCATAGGTGAGGCCCTTCGTCTCAGGATTGGGGATGTCAGAAGTAAGGAAAAACTTTTGTACATCAGGGCGAGCAAAGGAGCAAAAGACCGGAGGGTTCCCCTCTCAGAAGTCACGATAAAGGTACTGCGAGAATATTACCTGGTGCACCGGCCCAAGGATTTATTATTTGAAGGCCAAAATGGAGGTGCATATTCAACCCGGAGTGCTCAACAAGTCATGAAAAGAGCCTGTAAAAAGGCAGGAATAACATCAAAGGTAAGTCTCCATACATTGCGACATTCCTATGCTACCCACTTATTGGAGAGTGGAGTCGGGCTGCGATACATCCAGGAGATTTTAGGCCATAACAGTCCCAAGACGACTATGTTATACACTCATGTTAGTGGAAAACGCCTAAGTGAGGTAAGGAGTCCGATAGAAGATTTTGATTTATAA